The following proteins are encoded in a genomic region of Coregonus clupeaformis isolate EN_2021a chromosome 14, ASM2061545v1, whole genome shotgun sequence:
- the LOC121580801 gene encoding atypical chemokine receptor 4-like, translating to MEDYDYHDNLTLNYSYDNYHTVCEKAGVRSFAGLFLPVVYSVCVAVGLAGNSLVLSVYAYHKRLRRTMTDAFLVHLAVADLLLLLTLPFWAAEAARGWELGLPLCKLVSACYTVNFTCCMLLLACVSLDRYLASVRAEGRNQGRLGRVFTRAHCGKVCLGVWAVAFLLGLPDLLFSTVRETSGRRVCLAVYPPSLAQEVKACLEMVEVLLGFLVPLLVMAWCYFNVGRALGRLPVESRGKRLSAIRVLLVVVGVFVVTQLPYNTVKMCQAIDSVYTLVTHCGVSKALDRAAQVTESLALTHSCLNPLLYAFLGSSFRKHVLKAAKAFGDRTRRREEQAVEMSFNNSHATSQETSTFSI from the coding sequence ATGGAGGACTACGATTACCATGACAACCTCACCCTGAACTACAGCTACGACAACTACCACACCGTATGTGAGAAGGCTGGCGTGCGCTCCTTCGCTGGCCTCTTCCTCCCTGTTGTGTACTCAGTCTGTGTGGCGGTTGGGCTAGCCGGGAACTCCCTGGTGCTATCCGTCTACGCCTACCATAAACGTCTAAGGAGAACCATGACGGACGCCTTCCTAGTCCACCTGGCCGTAGccgacctcctcctcctcctcaccctgccCTTCTGGGCTGCGGAAGCGGCGCGGGGCTGGGAGCTGGGCCTGCCTCTCTGTAAGCTGGTCTCTGCCTGCTACACCGTCAACTTCACCTGCTGCATGCTGCTGCTAGCCTGTGTTAGTCTGGACCGCTATCTGGCGTCAGTCAGAGCGGAGGGAAGGAACCAGGGAAGGCTGGGCAGGGTCTTCACCAGGGCCCACTGTGGGAAGGTCTGCCTGGGGGTGTGGGCTGTGGCTTTCCTCCTGGGTCTTCCAGACCTGCTGTTCTCCACGGTGAGGGAGACCTCCGGGAGAAGGGTCTGTTTGGCTGTCTACCCGCCCAGTCTGGCCCAGGAGGTCAAGGCCTGCCTAGAGATGGTGGAGGTGCTCTTGGGGTTCCTGGTGCCGCTCCTGGTGATGGCGTGGTGTTACTTCAACGTTGGGCGTGCGTTGGGGCGACTCCCAGTGGAGAGTAGGGGGAAGAGGCTGAGCGCTATCCGGGTGTTACTGGTCGTGGTGGGGGTGTTCGTGGTCACCCAGCTGCCCTACAATACGGTGAAGATGTGCCAGGCGATTGACTCTGTCTACACGCTGGTGACCCACTGCGGTGTGAGTAAGGCCCTGGACCGAGCGGCGCAGGTCACTGAGAGCCTGGCTCTGACCCACTCCTGTCTCAACCCACTACTCTACGCCTTCCTAGGGTCCTCCTTTAGAAAACATGTACTGAAAGCAGCCAAGGCGTTTGGAGATAGGACAAGGAGAAGGGAGGAGCAAGCTGTGGAGATGTCCTTCAACAACTCTCACGCCACCTCACAGGAGACTAGTACCTTCTCCATATGA